In Erigeron canadensis isolate Cc75 chromosome 6, C_canadensis_v1, whole genome shotgun sequence, the following are encoded in one genomic region:
- the LOC122603780 gene encoding malonyl-coenzyme A:anthocyanin 3-O-glucoside-6''-O-malonyltransferase-like: MAAINHLTYLERCQVSAPPKTVGEKTLPLTFLDLLHLPEYPVTRLYFYDFPHSTSHIIQTLVPKLKHSLSITLQHFFPFAGKLVMFPDDVTRKPEIRHEEGDWVALTVAESSLDFVDLVGNLPRDRNKFHLLIPDFEFPIKENYFPTFAVQVTVFPNSGISIGLALAHILSDASSLNAFFKAWNSMTKNGTDEAFLATGSVPFYDRSVIKYPNLENIYVMTYKNHHQSPSRIQVFEKMYQTRSLFAIQNDSRVVAKFHLTQTQINLLKKFVLVRFPTLEYVSSFSVGCAYVWMCMAKSRTNKKHTNNIDEIVESFVFYANLRARLDPPVPETYFGNCVGLCIATAKTSTLVTTSGFLKAAEVIVKCIRENTTVDVIKEAETWMEKLLSVRAPAICVAGSSKFNVYDVDFGWGKPRMHRGIKINNPPDDVIHIDATRESPHDLEFGLSLCPQQMSAFIPIFENEIRNMCALLENKALPTAKL; this comes from the coding sequence atggcTGCTATCAATCACTTGACATATCTTGAAAGATGTCAAGTCTCAGCACCACCAAAAACCGTTGGAGAAAAAACTTTGCCACTTACTTTCTTGGATTTGCTACACCTACCCGAATATCCGGTTACCCGACTTTACTTTTACGATTTCCCACATTCTACATCGCATATCATTCAAACCCTTGTTCCAAAACTCAAACACTCGTTATCCATTACTCTTCAACACTTTTTCCCATTTGCGGGTAAGTTAGTCATGTTTCCTGATGACGTCACCAGGAAGCCTGAAATCCGTCACGAGGAGGGTGATTGGGTTGCACTAACAGTTGCCGAATCTAGTCTTGATTTTGTCGATCTCGTAGGAAATCTTCCTCGAGATCGTAATAAGTTTCACCTTTTGATACCTGATTTTGAATTTCCAATTAAGGAAAATTATTTTCCTACGTTTGCTGTTCAAGTTACGGTTTTTCCAAACTCGGGTATCTCGATTGGTCTCGCCCTTGCCCATATCCTTTCTGATGCATCCTCTTTGAATGCTTTTTTTAAGGCTTGGAATTCGATGACCAAAAATGGTACGGACGAGGCATTTTTAGCCACTGGATCCGTACCATTTTATGATAGATCGGTTATCAAATATCCTAACTTGGAAAATATCTATGTGATGACTTATAAGAATCATCATCAATCACCTTCACGGAtacaagtttttgaaaaaatgtACCAAACTCGTTCTTTATTCGCAATACAAAACGACAGTAGAGTCGTTGCTAAGTTTCACTTGACACAAACACAAATCAATTTGCTTAAAAAGTTCGTTTTGGTTCGATTTCCGACTTTAGAATATGTATCATCCTTTTCAGTAGGTTGTGCCTATGTATGGATGTGTATGGCCAAATCACGTACCAATAAAAAACATACTAATAATATTGATGAAATAGTagaatcttttgttttttatgcaAATTTGAGGGCTCGTTTGGATCCACCGGTTCCCGAAACTTATTTCGGAAATTGTGTGGGGCTATGTATTGCCACAGCAAAAACCAGCACTCTTGTTACAACTTCAGGATTTCTCAAAGCCGCTGAAGTCATAGTAAAATGTATTAGGGAAAATACAACGGTCGATGTAATTAAGGAGGCGGAGACATGGATGGAGAAACTTTTATCGGTACGCGCACCGGCTATTTGCGTTGCCGGATCTTCAAAGTTCAATGTTTACGACGTTGATTTTGGATGGGGAAAGCCTAGAATGCATCGGGGTATAAAAATAAACAACCCCCCTGATGACGTCATCCATATCGATGCGACCCGAGAATCACCTCACGATCTGGAGTTTGGTTTGTCCCTTTGTCCTCAGCAGATGTCTGCTTTTATCCCTATATTTGAAAACGAAATACGAAACATGTGCGCGCTACTAGAAAACAAGGCTTTACCGACGGCAAAACTCTAA